From a single Paenibacillus sp. FSL R5-0345 genomic region:
- a CDS encoding SDR family NAD(P)-dependent oxidoreductase produces the protein MQNTTILITGGTGSWGRQLVKRLLEREPKEIRIFSRNESLQVELQQEFLHNPKLTFIIGDVRDKHELMQACYQVDYIYHLAALKHVPICEQQPDSAMKTNVLGTQHVIQAAIKHGVKKVVYVSTDKAAQPSSTYGMTKSLGEKLMVHANLRQTKTQFVCVRSGNVLGSTGSVVPIFKQSIANGKDISLTDARMTRFFLTIDDAITLLLKATEDSKGGEIFVTKMPACRIKDLAQVLIDNLSTGPIQIKESGIRPGESLSEALISEFESTSSIHLDDHYYVILPPFPIEGLQKVYASCPPVDFQSYDSDHVLMSKPAIKEMLQQGGFLV, from the coding sequence GTGCAGAATACAACCATATTAATTACCGGAGGAACCGGATCTTGGGGACGGCAGCTAGTAAAACGTTTATTGGAAAGAGAACCTAAAGAAATCAGAATATTTTCCCGTAATGAATCTCTTCAAGTAGAACTACAACAGGAATTTCTTCATAATCCCAAACTAACCTTCATCATTGGTGATGTTCGTGATAAGCATGAACTGATGCAGGCTTGCTATCAAGTAGATTATATCTATCACTTAGCAGCCTTGAAGCATGTGCCGATCTGTGAACAACAGCCGGACAGTGCGATGAAGACTAATGTACTCGGAACTCAGCATGTGATTCAAGCCGCTATTAAACATGGCGTAAAAAAAGTAGTCTACGTCTCAACCGATAAAGCAGCGCAACCATCGAGCACCTACGGAATGACAAAATCACTAGGCGAAAAGCTAATGGTGCATGCCAATCTCAGACAAACCAAAACTCAGTTTGTTTGTGTGAGAAGTGGCAACGTCCTGGGCTCAACAGGCAGTGTGGTTCCTATTTTTAAACAAAGTATTGCAAATGGAAAAGACATTTCTCTTACAGATGCTAGAATGACTCGTTTTTTCTTAACCATAGATGATGCAATTACCTTACTCCTTAAGGCGACAGAAGACAGCAAAGGCGGAGAAATTTTTGTGACCAAGATGCCTGCATGTCGCATTAAGGATCTTGCCCAAGTCTTAATTGATAACTTATCAACTGGCCCGATCCAAATCAAGGAATCAGGAATCCGCCCCGGAGAGAGCTTAAGTGAGGCTCTAATTTCGGAATTCGAGAGCACATCTTCTATTCATCTGGATGATCACTATTATGTGATTCTCCCTCCTTTTCCTATAGAAGGGTTACAAAAAGTTTATGCCTCTTGCCCGCCCGTGGACTTCCAAAGCTATGATTCCGATCATGTGTTGATGAGCAAACCTGCGATAAAAGAAATGTTACAACAAGGTGGGTTTCTAGTATGA
- a CDS encoding carbohydrate ABC transporter permease yields MNTKWLRKWGNPLFEVCMIIAALITFIPIYYLIVTTFKTPDQATLFALSLPSTFNFGNYAEAWNTMQYPRVFMNTLIVTVLSVLGIVLFSSMAAYALARRNHAFNRFLFYFFLAGMMVPFQMGLVNLYKLINALGLMDHLAAVTVVNIGTGSIIAIFLFHSFFLSSVPIELEEAAFIDGCSVFKTFWLIAFPLLKPVIATVVILSTLNVWNDFMNPLLFLQSRENNVILLEVFRNVGQFSVDWTSLFPMLLMGVAPLMIFYLVMQKYIIKGVAAGALKG; encoded by the coding sequence ATGAATACGAAATGGCTGCGAAAATGGGGAAATCCCTTATTTGAAGTTTGTATGATTATTGCTGCCTTAATTACTTTTATACCAATTTACTATTTGATTGTGACTACATTTAAAACACCAGATCAGGCAACGCTGTTTGCTTTGTCATTACCCTCTACTTTTAACTTCGGCAATTATGCAGAGGCATGGAACACGATGCAATATCCGCGTGTATTTATGAATACGTTGATTGTTACGGTGCTATCTGTGTTAGGCATTGTCTTGTTCTCATCCATGGCGGCGTATGCTCTGGCGAGAAGAAATCATGCGTTTAATCGCTTTTTGTTCTATTTTTTCTTGGCGGGAATGATGGTTCCTTTCCAAATGGGACTTGTGAATCTGTATAAATTGATCAATGCGCTTGGTTTAATGGATCATCTAGCTGCCGTAACGGTTGTAAATATCGGTACGGGCAGCATCATTGCCATATTCTTATTTCATAGCTTCTTCCTTAGCTCGGTTCCGATTGAACTGGAAGAGGCAGCTTTTATAGACGGTTGTTCGGTTTTTAAAACCTTTTGGCTTATCGCATTTCCATTATTGAAGCCGGTTATAGCAACTGTGGTCATTTTAAGTACGTTGAACGTATGGAACGACTTTATGAACCCACTTCTATTCCTACAGTCAAGGGAGAATAACGTCATCCTGTTGGAAGTCTTCCGTAATGTCGGACAATTCTCCGTGGACTGGACCAGCCTGTTTCCAATGTTATTGATGGGTGTTGCACCTCTAATGATTTTCTATCTCGTGATGCAAAAATATATTATTAAGGGCGTTGCGGCTGGAGCGCTAAAAGGATAG
- a CDS encoding TetR/AcrR family transcriptional regulator, with protein MDTKSLIIDKATLLFQQKGYKSVGVSEILKACEVTKGALYHHFSNGKEELLIACLHGLNETIMIDVEDIFSKHSSTQEAIQFMIDKLILSLETEGTITGYTFSSIVSEMATVSEPVRKACSLLYENIQSIYRAKLVSDGFTNESASTIAMWMIASIEGAMMLCLTQQSSDPLRTVAQLFPIILKGRTS; from the coding sequence TTGGATACAAAATCGCTGATAATTGATAAGGCAACACTCCTTTTCCAACAAAAAGGATATAAGAGCGTAGGTGTCAGTGAAATTTTAAAGGCTTGTGAGGTCACAAAAGGAGCGCTCTATCATCATTTTTCAAATGGAAAAGAAGAACTATTAATTGCTTGTTTACACGGATTAAATGAAACCATCATGATAGATGTCGAGGATATTTTTAGTAAACATTCATCGACTCAAGAAGCTATACAATTCATGATCGATAAGTTAATTTTGAGCTTAGAAACAGAGGGTACCATCACTGGATATACATTTAGCAGTATTGTCAGTGAAATGGCTACCGTGAGTGAACCTGTACGCAAAGCATGCAGTTTGTTATATGAGAACATTCAAAGTATTTATCGTGCAAAGCTTGTATCTGACGGATTCACGAATGAATCAGCCTCTACGATTGCTATGTGGATGATAGCTTCGATTGAAGGTGCGATGATGTTATGTCTAACGCAACAATCATCAGATCCCCTAAGAACTGTGGCACAACTATTCCCTATAATATTGAAAGGAAGAACATCATGA
- a CDS encoding DUF2798 domain-containing protein produces the protein MNQEARLPRNGKEGALYGAIICTLTVLFMSSINIILGVGEFNGEVALTILKVFPIIWVIVMIIEPVVIGRIAEKLTATFTQPTDSFNAKILFRILFTVLGMSFCMTFIGDMIGNGLSSQTYNHFLANWPRNFLIALFAESILIQPFARFVMVKLHASQDKKKSSAAGVTIHGLSEQKS, from the coding sequence ATGAATCAAGAAGCAAGATTACCAAGAAACGGCAAGGAGGGGGCGTTATATGGTGCAATCATTTGTACACTGACGGTACTGTTTATGTCTTCAATAAATATCATTTTAGGAGTTGGAGAATTTAATGGTGAAGTTGCCTTAACGATTCTTAAGGTGTTTCCGATCATTTGGGTAATTGTTATGATTATTGAGCCTGTTGTTATTGGTCGTATTGCTGAAAAGCTGACAGCTACATTCACACAACCCACCGATAGTTTCAACGCCAAAATCCTTTTCCGCATCTTATTCACCGTACTGGGAATGTCATTCTGTATGACGTTTATTGGAGACATGATCGGAAATGGGTTGAGTTCTCAAACGTATAATCACTTCTTAGCCAATTGGCCAAGAAATTTCCTGATTGCACTATTCGCTGAAAGTATATTGATACAGCCATTTGCAAGATTTGTGATGGTAAAGCTACATGCTTCTCAGGACAAAAAGAAATCCAGCGCTGCTGGCGTAACTATACATGGATTATCGGAACAAAAATCGTAA
- a CDS encoding undecaprenyldiphospho-muramoylpentapeptide beta-N-acetylglucosaminyltransferase yields the protein MSTSIVFTGGGSAGHVSGNLVLIPKCLAEDWDVHYIGSEQGIERKLLSDYKEGVTYHPISTGKLRRYFDWNNVTDVFKIMKGIFQSYRLLRTIKPSVIFSKGGFVSVPVVIGAKLNKVPIIIYEPDLNLGLANKISLPFATHLCTNFLDTVTQSASLKAVHVGPLLKEQFKLADKQRGLAFCGFTSAKPVLLIMGGSQGAHSINQMVNNVLAELINKFQVVHICGEGKVDYHLSMSGYKSYEFITSCELPHLLAMADVVVSRAGSNSMMELLSMQKPMLLIPHTNGGSRSGQLAQAQYFQQTGLAEMLLEEEMTTQTFVHSIMTLYENRSTYKDKMKPYENGRGAYKVMNLIKQVSGENLTMIKAGTV from the coding sequence ATGAGTACCTCGATCGTATTTACAGGTGGAGGCTCCGCTGGCCATGTATCCGGCAACCTCGTGTTGATCCCTAAGTGTTTAGCAGAGGATTGGGACGTTCATTATATAGGCTCCGAACAAGGGATTGAGCGTAAGCTTTTGTCTGATTACAAGGAGGGTGTGACCTATCATCCTATTTCCACAGGAAAATTGAGACGCTACTTCGATTGGAACAATGTAACTGATGTATTCAAAATCATGAAGGGCATCTTTCAATCCTACAGGCTCCTACGAACCATCAAACCAAGTGTAATTTTTTCTAAAGGTGGATTTGTTTCTGTACCCGTCGTGATTGGGGCTAAACTTAACAAAGTGCCTATCATTATTTATGAACCGGACCTAAATCTTGGACTAGCTAATAAAATATCACTTCCGTTTGCCACTCATCTGTGTACAAATTTTCTGGATACTGTAACCCAGTCCGCTTCCCTCAAAGCCGTTCATGTGGGACCGCTCTTGAAGGAGCAATTCAAATTAGCTGATAAACAACGTGGTTTAGCCTTTTGCGGATTCACCTCTGCTAAGCCTGTTCTTCTTATTATGGGAGGAAGCCAAGGGGCACATAGCATTAACCAAATGGTGAACAATGTACTCGCTGAGTTGATAAATAAATTTCAAGTGGTTCATATTTGCGGGGAGGGAAAAGTTGATTATCACCTCTCGATGTCAGGCTACAAATCGTATGAGTTCATTACAAGCTGTGAGTTGCCGCATTTATTAGCTATGGCGGATGTTGTCGTATCCCGTGCAGGCTCAAATTCTATGATGGAGCTTCTTTCTATGCAAAAGCCAATGTTATTAATTCCGCACACGAATGGTGGCAGCCGCTCTGGTCAACTTGCCCAAGCGCAGTATTTTCAACAAACTGGACTCGCTGAAATGTTACTTGAAGAAGAGATGACCACTCAAACCTTTGTTCATTCGATTATGACGCTATACGAGAACCGCTCTACTTACAAAGATAAGATGAAGCCTTATGAGAACGGCAGAGGAGCCTATAAGGTAATGAATTTAATCAAACAAGTAAGTGGTGAGAACTTAACAATGATCAAGGCAGGTACGGTTTAG
- a CDS encoding RidA family protein, translating into MNLNNNIVTRYNPENIAKPVGNYSHVTKISRNAEMYVFSGQIGIDHHNHIPTDFNQQVTNTMSNIVEVLSSQKLTPDHVVKINIWATEEIDWDHFYEIWNKVFGKTPPSMTIAYVKGLGLPELKIELDVWAAG; encoded by the coding sequence ATGAACTTAAATAATAATATTGTTACAAGATATAATCCAGAGAATATTGCGAAACCCGTTGGTAACTATAGTCATGTAACAAAGATAAGTAGAAATGCCGAGATGTATGTATTTTCCGGCCAAATTGGAATCGATCATCATAATCATATCCCTACAGATTTTAATCAACAGGTAACTAATACAATGAGTAATATTGTTGAAGTCCTTTCTTCTCAAAAGCTGACACCGGATCATGTAGTCAAAATCAACATTTGGGCCACGGAAGAAATCGATTGGGACCATTTCTATGAAATTTGGAATAAGGTATTCGGCAAGACGCCTCCTTCAATGACCATTGCTTATGTCAAAGGATTAGGTTTACCTGAATTAAAAATCGAGTTAGATGTATGGGCCGCAGGTTAA
- a CDS encoding multidrug effflux MFS transporter, with translation MKKYAAPSLLLMIVLVAFPQISETIYTPSLPDIAVALGVANSSVQLTLSIYFIGFALGVLCWGWLSDFIGRRPAMLGGLIVYGIGSLMCFYSESINLLLISRFIQAFGAATGSIITQTILRESVSGNKRHAMFAQISAVIAFTPAVGPLIGGFVDQAFGFRAVFFTLVMMSVLLFMYAFWKLPETTDVSARKKVAILPIVKRMLSLPRVLVFGLLIGGINGVLFSYYAEAPFIFIEHFNISPGVYGFLGIVVALASIVGAMMSKRLLSLYAAEKIIHIGCLVMAAGSLLLTLVSSLGALPDIILIVCILITLFVMLMGAGIALPNCLSLALVQFQDVVGTAGAIFSLGYYLLVSLATWGMSALHNGSLLTMPIYFLGISGGMWLLSKKFIVAE, from the coding sequence ATGAAAAAATATGCAGCACCATCTTTACTGCTAATGATTGTTCTTGTGGCTTTTCCGCAAATTAGTGAGACGATCTATACTCCATCTTTGCCGGATATTGCGGTTGCACTTGGCGTCGCTAATAGTTCTGTACAATTAACATTAAGTATATATTTTATCGGATTTGCTTTAGGTGTTTTGTGTTGGGGTTGGCTCTCTGATTTCATAGGACGGAGACCTGCCATGCTGGGTGGCCTCATTGTATATGGTATTGGAAGCTTGATGTGTTTTTACTCGGAATCCATTAATCTGCTGTTAATCAGTCGGTTTATACAAGCGTTCGGAGCAGCGACAGGCTCGATCATTACACAAACAATTCTTCGTGAGAGTGTATCCGGAAATAAGCGGCATGCCATGTTTGCCCAAATTTCGGCTGTGATTGCTTTTACTCCAGCAGTAGGGCCGCTTATTGGCGGCTTCGTGGATCAAGCTTTTGGTTTTCGAGCAGTTTTCTTTACATTAGTGATGATGAGTGTATTGTTGTTTATGTATGCCTTTTGGAAGCTGCCAGAAACCACAGATGTTTCCGCGAGAAAAAAGGTGGCCATTCTACCTATCGTTAAAAGAATGCTCTCATTGCCACGTGTACTAGTGTTTGGGTTACTGATCGGGGGCATCAATGGAGTTTTATTTAGCTACTATGCAGAAGCACCCTTTATATTTATTGAACACTTTAACATTTCACCGGGAGTATATGGTTTTTTAGGCATTGTTGTGGCCTTGGCATCGATAGTGGGAGCAATGATGTCCAAGAGATTATTGAGTCTCTATGCCGCAGAAAAAATAATTCACATCGGCTGTCTAGTGATGGCTGCTGGTTCCTTGCTATTAACACTTGTGAGTAGTCTTGGAGCGTTGCCGGATATAATACTGATCGTATGTATCTTAATCACCCTTTTTGTTATGTTAATGGGGGCCGGTATCGCTTTGCCTAATTGTCTAAGTCTTGCTCTTGTTCAATTTCAGGACGTTGTAGGAACGGCAGGCGCGATCTTCAGCTTGGGATATTATCTGCTAGTAAGTTTAGCGACGTGGGGAATGAGCGCCCTGCATAATGGTTCATTACTGACGATGCCTATCTATTTCTTAGGGATTAGCGGCGGAATGTGGTTATTAAGTAAAAAGTTTATTGTAGCGGAATAG
- a CDS encoding DinB family protein has protein sequence MKKHPALEMYDYNVWANQTIIHRLKELPKDIYHKDIQSGFSSVAKVVTHIYVVENIWFDLISGRTRNEAKASAAQLEPLLAIKDIEEMDVLYRELTSKNKMVLASQIDKDPTVVLDHPTMGSLETSISGAIFHVANHGSYHRGNIGTMLRQMGHTSVLQDYVAYLYNEPKKS, from the coding sequence ATGAAAAAGCATCCCGCGTTAGAAATGTATGATTATAATGTATGGGCCAATCAAACGATCATCCATCGCTTAAAGGAGTTGCCTAAAGACATTTATCATAAGGATATTCAGAGTGGTTTTTCTTCGGTAGCAAAGGTTGTGACGCATATTTATGTCGTGGAGAATATTTGGTTTGACTTGATTTCAGGACGAACTAGGAATGAAGCTAAAGCATCAGCTGCCCAATTAGAGCCCTTGTTAGCAATAAAAGATATTGAAGAAATGGATGTCCTCTATCGTGAGCTAACCAGCAAAAATAAAATGGTGTTGGCTAGTCAAATAGATAAGGATCCCACCGTTGTGTTAGATCATCCAACGATGGGATCGCTTGAGACATCCATTTCTGGGGCTATCTTTCACGTTGCGAACCATGGCAGCTATCACCGTGGGAATATCGGTACAATGCTACGACAAATGGGCCATACTTCAGTACTGCAGGATTATGTTGCTTATCTATACAACGAGCCGAAAAAATCATAG
- a CDS encoding alanine/glycine:cation symporter family protein yields the protein MQQFLDSMISVTNDFLWSKILVILLIACGLYFTVRSKFVQFGMFKEMFRVLKGSNERSKDSISSFQAFCISMAARVGTGNITGIAIAIAIGGPGAIFWMWVIAIIGSASGFIESTLAQVYKVKDKTGFRGGPAYYMEKGLNKRWMGAIFAVLITLSFGLVFNAVQSNTVTVAFENSFGTNRAILGLVMAAAFAVVIFGGVKRIARMSEYIVVVMAGLYIGAALIIMLINITELPGVIALIVKSAFGFEQVAGGSLGAVVLQGVKRGLFSNEAGMGSAPNAAATATTSHPVKQGLMQALGVLTDTLLICSSTAFIILLSDAYKQPGLDGIKLTQAALSEHIGSWASGSLAIMIFLFAFSTLIGNYYYGETNIEFLNSNKKVLLFYRYSVLAMIIFGSVAKVQLVWDLADLFMGFMVIVNLIAILLLSKVAFAALKDYKKQKREGKDPVFYKDSIPGLENVDGWDNSSDIKR from the coding sequence ATGCAACAATTTTTAGATAGTATGATTAGCGTAACAAATGATTTTTTGTGGTCAAAAATATTGGTGATCCTTCTTATTGCTTGTGGACTTTATTTCACCGTAAGATCGAAATTTGTACAGTTTGGTATGTTCAAAGAAATGTTTCGGGTTCTTAAAGGATCCAATGAAAGGTCAAAAGATAGTATTTCATCCTTCCAGGCCTTCTGCATTAGTATGGCGGCGAGGGTAGGGACAGGTAATATAACGGGGATCGCAATTGCTATTGCCATAGGTGGTCCAGGGGCTATCTTCTGGATGTGGGTGATTGCCATTATTGGATCAGCATCCGGCTTTATAGAAAGCACCTTGGCACAGGTATATAAAGTGAAGGATAAGACCGGATTTCGCGGTGGCCCTGCCTATTATATGGAGAAAGGCCTGAACAAGCGCTGGATGGGAGCGATATTCGCGGTTCTGATTACATTATCCTTCGGCCTTGTATTTAACGCGGTCCAATCGAATACGGTCACAGTGGCTTTTGAAAATTCGTTTGGCACCAACCGGGCCATTCTTGGGCTTGTAATGGCTGCTGCCTTTGCGGTGGTTATCTTCGGCGGTGTTAAGCGTATCGCAAGAATGTCTGAATACATTGTAGTGGTAATGGCAGGGCTCTACATTGGGGCTGCTCTTATTATAATGCTGATTAATATTACGGAGCTCCCGGGAGTTATCGCACTCATTGTGAAAAGTGCCTTCGGATTTGAACAAGTCGCTGGTGGCTCTCTTGGTGCAGTAGTTCTACAGGGTGTGAAGCGTGGCTTGTTCTCTAACGAAGCGGGTATGGGTAGTGCGCCTAATGCTGCGGCAACGGCAACCACGAGTCATCCGGTGAAGCAAGGGCTAATGCAAGCGCTAGGCGTACTCACAGATACGTTACTCATTTGTTCGAGTACGGCGTTCATTATCTTGTTGTCTGATGCCTATAAGCAGCCAGGGCTGGATGGAATCAAGCTGACACAAGCCGCATTAAGCGAGCATATTGGTTCTTGGGCATCCGGATCACTAGCGATTATGATTTTTTTGTTTGCGTTCAGCACGTTAATTGGAAATTATTATTACGGTGAGACTAATATAGAATTTTTGAATTCCAATAAAAAAGTATTACTATTCTATAGATACAGTGTTTTGGCGATGATTATTTTTGGTTCCGTAGCAAAGGTTCAATTGGTATGGGATTTGGCCGACTTATTTATGGGCTTCATGGTTATCGTGAATTTGATTGCCATCCTGCTATTATCTAAAGTGGCCTTTGCCGCCTTGAAGGATTATAAAAAGCAGAAACGTGAAGGAAAGGATCCTGTTTTCTATAAAGACAGCATTCCGGGACTTGAGAACGTTGATGGTTGGGACAATTCTTCAGATATAAAGAGATAG
- a CDS encoding ABC transporter substrate-binding protein, with protein sequence MKKFNILLLTAVTLLSMTLAGCGSENNAPAANQGEKKDKVKIRIAYWNKEDSVKTLLDLVKEKLPNIELEYQFIDNKQYQNIIETQLTAGAGPDIISTNPYTASRYAKLGYIKDISELADRYNDGGKNVYSVDGKLYALPGISWFEGMFYNKEIFEKLNLKVPTTFEEELALHETLKQNGIKPQAMGAKSWEPMMKSSMGLVMNNFLSKAENKDFDVQYGEGKKKLDGNWNTALEQWTELIKRGYLTEDMLGVDYDQALDEFATGKAAMWQSGPWAVEAIQTKNPNLKFDMFPFYGSEPGAGWLIGGPGVGFAANSKSEHQEEIMQVLDLISTPEGQQAFWSDNKGGSSYLKDVEFEMPEQFASVSETLKAGNVYAPWNNWGDASNVIEDYGKNFQYVLSGKMTIAEALQAIDKKTNELIQGKAQ encoded by the coding sequence GTGAAAAAGTTTAATATCTTACTTCTCACCGCCGTCACTTTACTCTCGATGACACTTGCAGGTTGTGGTAGTGAGAATAACGCTCCAGCAGCCAATCAAGGGGAAAAGAAAGATAAGGTGAAAATTAGAATTGCGTACTGGAACAAAGAGGATAGTGTTAAGACCCTTCTTGATCTGGTAAAAGAAAAGCTACCGAATATTGAGCTTGAATATCAATTTATTGATAACAAGCAGTATCAAAATATTATTGAAACACAGCTAACGGCTGGAGCAGGCCCAGACATTATTTCTACTAATCCTTATACGGCATCAAGATATGCAAAGCTAGGCTACATTAAGGATATCTCTGAACTAGCTGATCGTTATAATGACGGTGGCAAGAATGTCTACTCTGTAGACGGTAAATTATATGCGCTTCCGGGAATCAGTTGGTTTGAAGGCATGTTCTATAATAAAGAGATTTTTGAAAAGCTGAATCTGAAGGTTCCTACAACCTTTGAGGAAGAACTAGCGCTCCATGAGACATTGAAACAGAATGGAATCAAACCTCAGGCGATGGGTGCTAAATCTTGGGAGCCTATGATGAAATCTTCTATGGGCCTAGTAATGAACAACTTCTTGTCTAAGGCTGAGAATAAAGACTTCGATGTACAGTACGGTGAAGGTAAGAAAAAGCTTGATGGGAACTGGAATACAGCCCTTGAGCAATGGACGGAATTAATCAAACGGGGCTATTTAACGGAGGATATGCTCGGCGTGGATTATGACCAAGCCTTGGATGAATTCGCAACTGGAAAAGCTGCTATGTGGCAGTCTGGGCCGTGGGCTGTAGAAGCCATTCAAACGAAAAATCCGAATTTGAAATTTGATATGTTTCCTTTCTATGGATCTGAGCCAGGTGCGGGCTGGTTGATTGGTGGTCCGGGTGTAGGATTTGCTGCAAATAGTAAGTCAGAGCACCAAGAAGAAATCATGCAGGTACTAGATTTAATTTCAACGCCTGAAGGACAACAAGCTTTCTGGAGTGACAACAAGGGTGGCAGCAGCTATTTGAAAGATGTTGAATTCGAAATGCCTGAACAATTCGCCAGTGTAAGCGAAACGTTGAAAGCAGGAAATGTATATGCACCGTGGAACAACTGGGGCGATGCATCTAATGTAATTGAAGATTACGGTAAGAATTTTCAATATGTATTGAGTGGAAAAATGACAATTGCGGAAGCACTGCAAGCCATTGATAAGAAGACCAATGAACTCATTCAAGGTAAAGCACAATAA
- a CDS encoding carbohydrate ABC transporter permease, with translation MKLDNLKFVGFDNFKGIFDSDLLTISIKNSIIYAILMTVFQTSLGLILAVFLDRKLKTKNILRSMFFLPAVFSPLIIGYLWSYIMSTSDFGLINRAVTALGFAKINFLGNPDLALYSVVGTQLWQWTGWAMVIFLANLQSIPKDLYEAAEIDGANSWGKFWRVTLPLMQPSVNVVSVTAMIGGLKVFDIIFALTEGGPGNSTQTIMTAYIKTVFTEGFYAKGAAFGVVFFIAVMIITMVMMSFLRKWGEQTR, from the coding sequence ATGAAATTAGATAATTTGAAATTTGTAGGATTCGATAATTTTAAGGGTATTTTTGATAGTGATCTGTTAACGATATCGATCAAGAACTCCATTATCTACGCCATTCTAATGACCGTATTCCAGACTAGTCTCGGCTTAATTCTGGCTGTATTTCTAGATCGTAAACTAAAGACCAAAAATATTTTGCGTTCGATGTTCTTCTTGCCTGCGGTATTTAGCCCGTTAATTATTGGTTATTTATGGAGCTATATTATGTCTACTTCAGATTTCGGTCTGATCAACCGGGCGGTTACTGCGCTGGGATTTGCGAAAATCAATTTCTTAGGCAATCCTGACTTAGCCTTGTATTCGGTGGTCGGAACGCAATTGTGGCAGTGGACCGGGTGGGCGATGGTTATCTTCCTTGCCAATCTGCAATCCATTCCTAAGGATTTATATGAGGCGGCAGAAATCGACGGAGCCAATAGCTGGGGTAAGTTCTGGAGAGTGACTTTGCCGCTTATGCAGCCTTCCGTTAACGTTGTGTCGGTCACTGCCATGATCGGTGGGTTAAAAGTATTCGATATTATCTTTGCTCTAACCGAAGGTGGACCGGGAAATTCGACACAAACAATTATGACAGCTTATATCAAGACGGTATTTACAGAAGGATTTTATGCGAAAGGTGCAGCCTTTGGAGTTGTATTCTTCATTGCCGTGATGATCATTACCATGGTGATGATGAGCTTCTTGAGAAAATGGGGTGAACAAACACGATGA
- the guaC gene encoding GMP reductase, with translation MKKVFDYEDIQLIPAKCIVNSRSECDTSVTLGGHTFKLPVVPANMQTIIDEKIASFLAENGYFYIMHRFEPEKRTSFIKDMHARGLIASISVGVKEEEYDFVEQLSNEQLVPEFITIDIAHGHSEAVIRMIKHIKQYLPTSFVIAGNVGTPEGVRELENAGADATKVGIGPGKVCITKIKTGFGTGGWQLAALRLCAKAASKPIIADGGIRTHGDIAKSIRFGASMVMIGSLFAGHEESPGDTIEIDGKLYKEYFGSASEYQKGEKKNVEGKKIVVEHKGALAETLREMEQDLQSSISYAGGNKLEAIRKVDYVIVKNSIFNGDKVY, from the coding sequence ATGAAAAAAGTATTCGATTATGAAGATATTCAGTTAATTCCTGCAAAATGTATCGTAAATAGCCGTTCGGAGTGTGATACATCAGTAACCTTGGGCGGTCATACTTTTAAATTACCTGTGGTACCCGCAAATATGCAAACCATCATAGATGAGAAGATCGCCAGCTTCTTAGCGGAAAATGGCTACTTTTACATTATGCATCGTTTTGAACCGGAGAAGCGTACATCTTTCATCAAAGACATGCACGCCCGCGGATTAATCGCATCCATAAGTGTCGGAGTTAAAGAGGAAGAGTATGATTTCGTGGAACAATTATCTAACGAACAGTTGGTTCCGGAATTCATTACAATAGATATTGCTCATGGTCATTCCGAGGCAGTCATTCGTATGATCAAGCACATTAAACAGTACCTGCCTACTAGTTTCGTTATTGCTGGAAACGTGGGAACACCAGAAGGCGTTAGAGAATTAGAGAATGCTGGGGCAGACGCTACTAAAGTAGGAATTGGACCAGGTAAAGTATGTATCACGAAGATTAAGACTGGATTTGGAACAGGCGGCTGGCAATTGGCTGCACTGCGCTTGTGTGCGAAGGCTGCAAGTAAGCCTATTATCGCTGACGGAGGCATTCGGACACACGGTGATATCGCCAAATCCATTAGATTTGGGGCTTCCATGGTCATGATCGGTTCCCTATTTGCAGGGCATGAAGAATCTCCTGGTGATACCATCGAAATCGATGGAAAGCTGTATAAAGAGTACTTTGGCTCCGCTTCTGAATACCAAAAAGGTGAAAAGAAGAATGTTGAGGGCAAAAAAATAGTTGTCGAACACAAAGGCGCTTTAGCAGAAACGTTGAGAGAGATGGAGCAAGATCTTCAGTCCTCGATTTCTTATGCTGGAGGCAATAAATTGGAAGCCATTCGTAAAGTCGATTATGTTATCGTTAAGAATTCCATTTTTAATGGTGACAAGGTCTATTAA